Proteins encoded within one genomic window of Neoarius graeffei isolate fNeoGra1 chromosome 18, fNeoGra1.pri, whole genome shotgun sequence:
- the rcbtb1 gene encoding RCC1 and BTB domain-containing protein 1 isoform X6, with the protein MAVTDNGEVYGWGYNGNGQLGLGNNGNQLTPCRLAALQGVCILQIACGYAHSLALTDEGLLYAWGANTYGQLGTGNKSNQLSPVQVMAEKERIVEIAACHSTHTSAAKTQSGQVYMWGQCRGQSIVLPHRTHFSCTDDVFACFATPSVMWRLLSMEHDDFLTVAESLKKEFDSPETSDLKFSVDGKFIHVHKAVLKIRCEHFRSMFQSHWNEDMKEVIEIDQFSYPVYRSFLEFLYTDTVDLPPEDAIGLLDLATSYCENRLKRLCQHIIKRGITVENAFSLLSAAVRYDAEDLEEFCFKFCVNHLTAVTQTAAFWQIDGNMLKEFICRASRCGAFKN; encoded by the exons ATGGCAGTAACGGACAACGGAGAG GTGTATGGTTGGGGTTATAATGGTAATGGACAGCTTGGGTTGGGGAACAATGGAAATCAGCTGACGCCGTGTCGTCTAGCAGCGCTACAGGGTGTCTGCATCCTACAG ATCGCCTGTGGTTATGCCCACTCACTGGCACTAACAGATGAGGGATTGTTGTATGCATGGGGAGCCAATACTTACGGCCAGCTTGGTACAGGCAACAAGAGCAATCAACTCAGCCCAGTTCAGGTCATGGCTGAGAAAGAGAG GATTGTGGAGATAGCGGCATGTCACTCCACGCACACCTCGGCAGCGAAGACGCAGAGTGGCCAGGTCTATATGTGGGGCCAGTGCAGAGGTCAGTCCATCGTCTTACCCCACCGCACACACTTCAGCTGCACCGACGACGTCTTCGCCTGCTTCGCGACGCCATCGGTCATGTGGAGACTCCTGTCCATGG AGCATGATGATTTCCTGACCGTGGCTGAGTCTCTGAAGAAAGAGTTTGACAGCCCTGAGACCTCAGATCTCAAATTTAGCGTAGATGGCAAGTTCATACATGTCCACAAAGCAGTGCTGAAAATCAG ATGCGAACACTTTAGATCCATGTTTCAGTCCCACTGGAATGAAGATATGAAGGAGGTGATTGAGATCGATCAGTTCTCCTACCCCGTCTACAGGTCCTTCCTGGAGTTCCTCTACACCGAcactgtagatcttcctccagaaGATGCCATTG GATTGCTGGATCTGGCAACTTCGTACTGTGAGAACAGGCTAAAGCGACTGTGTCAGCACATAATAAAGCGGGGCATCACTGTGGAAAATGCCTTCTCCCTGCTGTCTGCGGCAGTCAGATACGACGCTGAG GATCTTGAAGAATTCTGCTTCAAGTTCTGTGTGAACCACCTGACGGCGGTGACTCAGACAGCAGCGTTCTGGCAGATCGACGGGAACATGCTGAAGGAGTTTATCTGTCGAGCCAGTCGCTGTGGAGCTTTTAAAAACTGA